From the Hevea brasiliensis isolate MT/VB/25A 57/8 chromosome 15, ASM3005281v1, whole genome shotgun sequence genome, one window contains:
- the LOC110632946 gene encoding outer envelope pore protein 16-2, chloroplastic, whose translation MTSKLLDEVRGFEKGCFFDLGHPLLNRVAESFVKAAGIGAIQSVSREAYFTAIEGSELDSSGVPPELPTSTDSKKRHRFPDLRGETNRKSLEALVKSTGKESLQWGLAAGMYSGLTYGLREARGAYDWKNSAVAGAITGMALALTIDDVSHKQIVQCAITGAAISTAANLLSGIF comes from the exons ATGACCAGTAAATTGCTGGATGAAGTCCGTGGATTCGAAAAGGGTTGCTTCTTCGACCTTGGCCACCCTCTCCTCAATCGCGTCGCTGAGAGCTTTGTCAAAGCCGCTGGC ATTGGAGCAATTCAGTCGGTGTCACGTGAGGCTTATTTCACTGCAATTGAAG GCAGTGAACTTGATTCAAGTGGTGTGCCGCCAGAGCTCCCTACCTCTACTGATTCCAAGAAGCGCCACCGATTTCCTGACCTCAGAG GAGAAACTAACAGAAAATCTCTTGAAGCATTG GTGAAGAGCACGGGAAAAGAATCCTTACAGTGGG GACTGGCTGCTGGCATGTATTCAGGTCTTACTTATGGACTAAGAGAGGCTCGTGGAGCTTATGATTGG AAAAATAGTGCAGTGGCTGGAGCCATAACAGGTATGGCATTGGCACTTACAATAGATGATGTTTCCCATAAGCAAATAGTGCAATGTGCGATCACTGGAGCTGCAATTTCCACTGCTGCAAATCTTCTAAGTGGGATATTCTGA
- the LOC110632985 gene encoding uncharacterized protein LOC110632985 — translation MSSKKEEKGQAAADRIKAAALSAAKGLSRAQAERAAAAAARNVNAYGQKEEGPSRWQEKREAKRQMYLMSTEKQVRLGERKDLKSTMSAVGGTAQCQKCFQTGHWTFECKNERVYMSRPSRTQQLKNPKLRMKLPPLSYELDNPDAKEQKGKASKKSKRKHRSDSHSGSDSEASVFESDSGSSSMTEAESSSEEESSDCSSSSDSEEESRRQRRKKKKKQKKERRRRYRSTSESSDSDLGSESDSEDRSSRGKRRHCRNR, via the coding sequence ATgtcaagtaagaaggaagagaaagGTCAGGCTGCGGCCGACAGGATCAAGGCTGCAGCATTGAGTGCTGCAAAAGGTCTTAGTCGTGCCCAGGCTGAAAGGGCTGCAGCTGCTGCTGCCCGTAATGTCAATGCTTATGGGCAGAAGGAAGAAGGGCCTAGCCGATGGCAAGAGAAAAGGGAAGCCAAACGGCAGATGTACTTGATGAGTACAGAAAAACAAGTGAGATTGGGTGAAAGAAAAGACCTTAAGTCTACAATGTCCGCTGTTGGTGGTACCGCTCAGTGTCAGAAATGTTTTCAAACTGGACACTGGACTTTTGAGTGCAAGAATGAAAGAGTTTATATGTCACGACCTTCGAGGACACAGCAGCTTAAGAACCCTAAATTGAGGATGAAACTCCCTCCTCTCTCTTATGAGTTGGATAACCCGGATGCTAAGGAGCAGAAGGGTAAAGCATCTAAGAAAAGCAAGAGGAAGCATAGATCAGATTCTCATTCTGGCAGTGATAGTGAGGCTTCGGTTTTTGAGAGTGATAGTGGATCTTCGTCTATGACAGAAGCAGAATCTTCTTCGGAGGAAGAGAGTTCAGATTGCAGCTCATCATCTGATTCGGAAGAAGAGAGTAGGCGgcagaggaggaagaagaagaagaagcagaagAAGGAGAGGCGTAGGAGGTACAGGTCAACTTCGGAGTCCTCTGATTCTGATTTAGGTTCAGAATCTGATTCTGAAGATAGGAGCAGCCGGGGGAAAAGGAGGCACTGCAGAAATCGCTAA